In Gambusia affinis linkage group LG06, SWU_Gaff_1.0, whole genome shotgun sequence, one DNA window encodes the following:
- the ckmb gene encoding creatine kinase, muscle b: MAAMKNCHNDYKMKFSVDEEFPDLSLHNNHMAKVLTKDIYSKLRGKSTPSGFTVDDVIQTGVDNPGHPFIMTVGCVAGDEESYEVFKELLDPVISDRHGGYKPTDKHKTDLNFENLKGGDDLDPNYVLSSRVRTGRSIKGFTLPPHNSRGERRGIEKLSIEALSTLDGEFKGKYYPLNGMTDAEQEQLIADHFLFDKPVSPLLTCAGMARDWPDGRGIWHNDNKTFLVWVNEEDHLRVISMQKGGNMKEVFRRFCVGLQKIEEIFKKHNHGFMWNEHLGYILTCPSNLGTGLRGGVHVKLPKLSTHAKFEEILTRLRLQKRGTGGVDTASVGGVFDISNADRLGSSEVEQVQLVVDGVKLMVEMEKKLEKGESIDGMIPAQK, encoded by the exons ATGGCAGCCATGAAGAACTGCCACAACGACTACAAGATGAAGTTCTCCGTGGATGAGGAGTTCCCCGACCTCTCTCTGCACAACAACCACATGGCCAAG GTACTTACCAAAGACATCTATTCCAAGCTGAGGGGCAAATCCACCCCTAGTGGCTTCACGGTGGATGACGTCATCCAGACTGGTGTTGACAACCCAG GTCACCCCTTCATCATGACCGTGGGCTGCGTCGCCGGAGACGAGGAGTCCTACGAGGTCTTCAAGGAGCTGCTGGACCCTGTCATCTCCGACCGTCACGGCGGGTACAAGCCCACCGACAAGCACAAGACTGACCTGAACTTTGAGAACCTGAAG GGTGGAGACGACCTGGACCCCAACTACGTGCTGTCCAGCCGTGTGCGTACCGGCCGCAGCATCAAGGGGTTCACCCTGCCGCCCCACAACAGCCGTGGGGAGCGCAGAGGCATCGAGAAGCTGAGCATTGAGG CCCTGTCCACCCTGGACGGCGAATTCAAAGGAAAGTACTACCCCCTGAACGGCATGACCGACGCCGAGCAGGAGCAGCTGATCGctgatcacttcctgtttgacaaGCCAGTGTCCCCCCTGCTGACCTGCGCCGGCATGGCCCGCGACTGGCCCGACGGCAGGGGCATCTG GCACAACGACAACAAGACCTTCCTGGTCTGGGTGAACGAGGAGGACCACCTGCGCGTCATCTCCATGCAGAAGGGAGGCAACATGAAGGAGGTTTTCAGACGCTTCTGCGTCGGCCTGCAGAAG ATTGAGGAGATCTTCAAGAAGCACAACCACGGCTTCATGTGGAACGAGCATCTGGGCTACATCCTGACCTGCCCCTCCAACCTGGGCACCGGCCTGCGCGGCGGCGTGCACGTCAAGCTGCCCAAGCTCAGCACGCACGCCAAGTTCGAGGAGATCCTGACCAGGCTGCGTCTGCAGAAACGCGGCACAG GCGGTGTGGACACAGCCTCAGTGGGCGGCGTGTTCGACATCTCCAACGCCGACCGACTGGGCTCCTCCGAGGTGGAGCAGGTGCAGCTGGTGGTCGACGGCGTGAAGCTCATGGTGGAGATGGAGAAGAAGCTGGAGAAGGGCGAGTCCATCGACGGCATGATCCCCGCTCAGAAGTAA